TGATGCTGAAGATGTCGCTCAGCGTATTAATGGTCGTTTTACCAAGGATGTTGAGTTCAAAGGCAAGAAGTACAAGAAGGGACAGCAGGTTCCATCCTTTGTAGCTCTAGGGGATGACGGTTCAACATCATGTATGAACTGGCTCTATTCAGGAAGTTATACCGAAGAAGGCGGCAACAAGGCTAAACGCCGCAGTCTGGAGCAGACGCCTATGCAGGCGAAGATAAACCTCTTCCCCAACTTTGCATGGTGCTGGCCAGTCAATCGCCGTATTCTTTATAACCGTGCTTCAGTTGATGCCAAAGGGCAGCCTTTCGCTCCGCAGAAAGCGGTTATCAAGTGGAACGGTTCCAAGTGGGAAGGTGATGTCCCTGATGGCGGTTGGCCACCGAACGCAAGTGGTAAAGGGCGCTATCCGTTCATCATGCGTAAGGAAGGCCATGGACAGCTATATGGTCCGGGACTTCAGGATGGACCTTTTCCTGATCATTATGAGCCTGTGGAAACTCCTATCAAGAGTCATCCTTTCTCAAAGCAGCTTAACAGCCCTGTTTACAAGCGGGTATTCAGTGACATGGATAAACTTGCTAAGCCTGCTGATGAGCGTTTTCCTATTGTCCTTACCACGTACAGTATGACTGAACACTGGTGCGGTGGCGGTGAAACAAGGAATATTCCGGCTCTGCTTGAAGCTGAACCGCAGCTTTACGTTGAAATGAGTCCGGAGCTTGCTGAGGAAAAAGGCATTGCAAACGGCGATCCTGTAATCGTTGAAAGTATCCGTGGTAAAGTTGAAGCTATTGCAATGGTAACTGTGCGTATGACTCCTTTTGAAGTTAAAGGTGAAATCGTACATGAAGTAGGTATGCCTTTCTGCTTCGGCTGGACGACGAGAGGTTGTGGTGATGCAACAAACAGGCTGACTCCTGCAGTTGGTGATCCGAACACTACCATTCCTGAGTACAAGGCTTGTCTCGTGAATGTTCGCAAAGCGAAAACTCTCACTGAGATTGAGTAACCCGAAACCAAGCCGGACCTTACGGTCCGTCCAAAAAGGAGTAAAAAATGCCTAAAGCATTCTTTATCGATACTTCTAGATGTACGGCTTGTCGTGGTTGCCAGATTGCCTGCAAGGAATGGCATGATCTGCCTGCGACAGAAACAAAACAGCGTGGTTCACATCAGAATCCGGCTGATTTAAATCCCTTCAATTATAAGTTGGTTCGTTTCAGCGAACATCGTATTAACGGAAAGGTCGAGTGGTATTTTTTCCCCGACCAGTGTCGTCATTGCGATGTTCCGCCTTGTAAGGATATCGCTGATTCTTATGTTACCGGGGCTGTGATTAAAGATGAAGACAGCGGAGCTGTTATCTTTACTGATCAGACTAAACGACTTGCTGCGGATGAGGCTCAGGAAATGACTGAAGCATGTCCGTATAACATTCCCCGCCGTAATAGCGGAACAGGGCTGCTCAGCAAGTGTGATATGTGCATTGATCGTCAGCAGGCGGGACTCATACCTGTTTGTGTGAAGACTTGTCCTACCGGAACCATGAACTTCGGTGAGCGTGAAGAGATGGAGGCTCTGGCGGAAAAAACTCTTACCAAGGTCAAAAAAGATTACCCAAATGCAGCCGTAATTGATGCGGATGAAGTAAATGTGATCTATCTGGTTATGGATAAACCGGAGCTTTATTACGAGTACGTAACTGCCGATAACTCAGGTATCGGTAATGGTGTAACCCGTAAAGAATTCCTCGCAGGTCTTACCAAACCTGCCAAGCGTATATTGGGATAAGCATCCTATCACCGGACCACGGTTTTTATCCGTGGTCCGGTCTTGTTTGCCTCCGTCGACTTAACCCCTTTTGGGAAGGGGGTTAAGAATTCTAAGACTTTTTAGTAGGTATTATCTAAATATATGAGTGGAATTTTTTGCGTGGTTATTTTGTATACAGGTTAATATAAAATTCAGGTATCCGCTGGACTGAGGTAAGTCTCAAAGTTTTGCATGAGAATTAAGCTCCGCAGTTTTTATGGTATGTCGTTTAAAATAAATAATTTCAGGGTTATATTTCAATGAATAAGATTAAATCTAAGTCTAAGAAAAAGCGTGACGTGCAATCCGGTCTTCTTTACTTACGTAAAAAAACTCCCGCTCTTGAAAATATTTTTGATGCTTTCGGTCCATTAGTTCAGGCTCAAGAAAAGGGATATGAATTGCTTGAGGACTGGACCGGATTTATTTTGCCTGAAGCGTATGCTCCACGTTTTGAGCAGGGAGTTCCTCTTTTATCAGAAATGGATTTACCGGAGCTTGGGGATTTGTATTCAGATATTTTTATCAGTGTGTCTGAAGCTGTGGCTAAGGGAATGCCCAGTATATCCAATCAAATAACTGAAATTATTAGAGCTGTTAAAGATGCTGAAAACATAAATGATTTAGCAAAAGCTACTTGGAGTGAGGATCTTGTTCTTATTGATCAACTGGTTGAGAAATGGAAAGTAGATCGGCAGACTCTTCTTTTTCTGGCAACTATGGCTCTCAAGCCTTTCATGGGTCGCATGGAAGTTGATGCTGCAAGATTGATAGAGAATATGGTGTGGACTAAAGGATACTGTCCTGTTTGTGGGACTTTTCCGGATATGTCCCTGCTTAAGAAATCAGGTGATGATAATGCTTATCTTAAGTCACATGGCGGGCAACGTTGGATGCATTGCTCATGTTGCGGTCACGAATGGCGTATAAAGCGTAACATGTGTCCTTGGTGCGAAAGTGAGGATTATGAAAAACTCAGATATTTACAGGACGAAGAATCTAAAAATGAAAGAGTGGATGTTTGCGATACATGTAAACATTACTATGTAACCATTGATACCCGTGAGCTTATGGAAGAACCTGATCAGCGGATTGCTCCGTTGGGATTGGTACATCTTGATATTAGAGCGCAAGAAGAGGAGTATAGGCCTATGGCTGAAGTTCCGTGGAATATACTGTAGTGTTTTTTAATATGTAAAAGCGCCACTATTTGTTTTCAGGTAGTGGCGCTTTTTTGTACTTGATTTGAAATTAAAAAAAGCTGTTAAAATAGTTTGATGTTACTTTTCTATTGCCTTTCTCAAGTCTTTAATCATGCCGCCGATGTTATCAGCACCGACAATTTCGGTAACTAAAGCAACACATTTAGCACCGCGTTTCATTACATCGGCAATGTTGTGTTCTTTGATGCCGCCTATGGCAACAAATGGCAGATCTATATTTTGGACAACGTAGTCGAGATATTCAAAGCCCACTGGATCGACAACATCATCTTTCGTGAATGTTTTAAAAATGGGGCCTACTCCGATGTAGTCAGCTCCTGCTTCAACAGCTGCCCGTGCTTCCTGCGGACTATGGGTGGAAAGGCCGATGGCCATTTTGTCCCCCACAAGTTTACGTACAGCATGCACAGGGAAATCTTCCTGCCCGATATGAATACCGTCAGCTTCAACCATCATGGCTAGATCTATATCATCGTTGATGATAAAAGCAGCACCTGCCTCATGGGTCATTCTGCGTATTTCCAAGCATTCAGCATATTTCTGACCGGATTTAATTTCTTTCTCACGGTACTGAATCAGCTTGATGCCGTTATCAAGCATTTCACGTACAACTTCAGTGTTAGAGCGTCCTTTAGAAAATTTAAGAGCGG
The Maridesulfovibrio zosterae DSM 11974 DNA segment above includes these coding regions:
- a CDS encoding formate dehydrogenase accessory protein FdhE, giving the protein MNKIKSKSKKKRDVQSGLLYLRKKTPALENIFDAFGPLVQAQEKGYELLEDWTGFILPEAYAPRFEQGVPLLSEMDLPELGDLYSDIFISVSEAVAKGMPSISNQITEIIRAVKDAENINDLAKATWSEDLVLIDQLVEKWKVDRQTLLFLATMALKPFMGRMEVDAARLIENMVWTKGYCPVCGTFPDMSLLKKSGDDNAYLKSHGGQRWMHCSCCGHEWRIKRNMCPWCESEDYEKLRYLQDEESKNERVDVCDTCKHYYVTIDTRELMEEPDQRIAPLGLVHLDIRAQEEEYRPMAEVPWNIL
- the thiE gene encoding thiamine phosphate synthase, translating into MSSREITRQNILDTDLYCLTALKFSKGRSNTEVVREMLDNGIKLIQYREKEIKSGQKYAECLEIRRMTHEAGAAFIINDDIDLAMMVEADGIHIGQEDFPVHAVRKLVGDKMAIGLSTHSPQEARAAVEAGADYIGVGPIFKTFTKDDVVDPVGFEYLDYVVQNIDLPFVAIGGIKEHNIADVMKRGAKCVALVTEIVGADNIGGMIKDLRKAIEK
- a CDS encoding 4Fe-4S dicluster domain-containing protein, with the translated sequence MPKAFFIDTSRCTACRGCQIACKEWHDLPATETKQRGSHQNPADLNPFNYKLVRFSEHRINGKVEWYFFPDQCRHCDVPPCKDIADSYVTGAVIKDEDSGAVIFTDQTKRLAADEAQEMTEACPYNIPRRNSGTGLLSKCDMCIDRQQAGLIPVCVKTCPTGTMNFGEREEMEALAEKTLTKVKKDYPNAAVIDADEVNVIYLVMDKPELYYEYVTADNSGIGNGVTRKEFLAGLTKPAKRILG